A single region of the Marinobacter nanhaiticus D15-8W genome encodes:
- a CDS encoding TRAP transporter small permease subunit, with protein sequence MKSVVHRLEWLVESLGGLARLCILALVLLVATNVILRYLFSIGPVALQELEWHLVSPIALLGLSYSMKHRADVRIDFLYERFPARLCAASDLIAALLTVAVGAIIAWLSLAYVNQAYNLNEGSPDPGGLPMRYLLKAFIPLGFLLLVIQGIADSLRAIARIHDPATDLAPENKLSTETSA encoded by the coding sequence ATGAAGTCTGTGGTACACCGCCTGGAATGGCTGGTCGAATCCCTTGGGGGCCTGGCTCGCCTGTGCATCCTGGCCCTGGTGTTGCTGGTCGCCACCAACGTCATCCTGCGCTACCTGTTCTCCATTGGGCCGGTAGCATTGCAGGAACTGGAATGGCACCTGGTCTCGCCCATCGCGTTGCTGGGCCTGTCCTATTCCATGAAGCATCGGGCTGACGTGCGCATCGACTTCCTCTATGAACGCTTTCCAGCGCGCCTGTGCGCCGCCTCCGACCTCATCGCCGCGCTCCTGACCGTCGCCGTTGGCGCTATCATCGCCTGGCTTTCGTTGGCCTACGTGAACCAGGCCTACAACCTCAACGAAGGCTCGCCCGACCCGGGCGGCCTGCCGATGCGCTACCTGTTGAAGGCGTTTATTCCCTTGGGCTTCCTGTTGCTGGTTATTCAGGGGATTGCGGATTCGCTGCGGGCCATTGCACGGATCCACGACCCGGCGACCGACCTCGCCCCCGAAAACAAGCTATCGACTGAGACCTCTGCATGA
- a CDS encoding sulfite exporter TauE/SafE family protein: MELFADYSAGWLLGLALSLMVTGIIAGLMAGLLGVGGGIVIVPVLYHLFTLLGIDEAVRMHVAVGTSLATIIPTSIMSARSHHKRGSLDAGLLEKLIPGVITGVVLGSIISLYATGTALTAVFATVAFLVALNMAFRKDGFSLREGLPGKTGTGIIGVFIGGISTLMGIGGGTLSVPILSAFNTPMRTAVGTGAALGLVISLPGAAAFMFNGLGEGGRPPLSLGYVNLVGLALIVPATILMAPRGAQMAHAINPTRLRQLFALFLMFTSLRMFYGLLS, translated from the coding sequence ATGGAACTATTTGCTGACTACTCCGCCGGATGGCTACTGGGGCTCGCCCTCTCGCTGATGGTGACCGGCATCATCGCCGGCCTTATGGCGGGTTTACTGGGTGTGGGCGGTGGGATCGTCATCGTTCCCGTGCTCTACCATCTCTTCACGTTGCTGGGTATCGACGAGGCCGTGCGCATGCATGTCGCCGTGGGTACATCGCTGGCGACCATTATTCCCACCTCGATCATGTCCGCACGCTCCCACCATAAGCGGGGCAGCCTTGATGCCGGCTTGCTGGAGAAACTCATTCCGGGTGTTATCACAGGCGTGGTGCTCGGCTCCATCATCAGCCTTTACGCGACCGGTACCGCGCTGACTGCGGTATTTGCAACGGTGGCATTCCTTGTCGCTCTCAACATGGCGTTCAGGAAAGATGGTTTCAGCCTGCGGGAGGGGCTACCCGGTAAAACCGGCACCGGGATCATCGGCGTCTTTATCGGTGGTATTTCCACCCTGATGGGCATTGGTGGCGGAACACTGAGTGTTCCAATACTCAGCGCCTTCAATACACCCATGCGCACGGCGGTTGGTACCGGCGCGGCATTGGGCCTGGTGATAAGCCTGCCGGGTGCGGCCGCATTCATGTTCAACGGCTTGGGTGAGGGTGGCCGCCCCCCGCTGTCACTGGGTTATGTCAACCTGGTCGGCCTGGCTCTGATCGTTCCGGCAACCATCCTGATGGCCCCGCGAGGCGCGCAGATGGCTCACGCGATCAATCCTACCCGCCTACGCCAACTCTTTGCCCTGTTCCTCATGTTCACATCGCTACGGATGTTCTACGGGCTATTGAGTTAG
- a CDS encoding FAD-dependent oxidoreductase, with the protein MALSSSGKQTIAVIGSGMAGLAAAYGCRQNGHEVTVFEAEDGHGMDAHSMTVDGGIVDVPLRVMSPDFWPAMLSLADSVGVETFRVSTRTSCSWLDGTTWFRSGRLPVLDWPSVGSVRYLNGRALRLTRGLFQLSRLTRKMQDADNGLTLRDALKQHRLDPLFWRGLMLPVLTTICTCDEDHLLAWPAAQLLPMLGGILNQADLYRLKGGTSALVEQLAKDLTLKAGSPVTEVREMDGGVRVHNARGDGGLFDRAILATQANALEYLDATRFAEERRVLSDIHFASGELWVHRDKRFMPASRTDWTALNFQMDRALEKPMFTVWVNAVEPTMAHQAPVFQTWNPLYEPKADKVLARVPLQRAVVHAGTAQVHDKLQQWHRQPDRKVFFCGSWAYEGVPLLESAVRSAQVVVDLIGKAGKAMPA; encoded by the coding sequence ATGGCACTCTCTTCCAGTGGCAAACAGACTATCGCAGTAATCGGTAGCGGTATGGCAGGCTTGGCGGCCGCCTACGGTTGCCGGCAGAATGGCCATGAGGTAACGGTCTTCGAGGCCGAGGACGGCCACGGCATGGACGCCCACTCCATGACGGTCGATGGCGGCATCGTCGATGTGCCGCTACGGGTGATGAGCCCGGATTTCTGGCCGGCCATGCTCTCTTTGGCCGATAGCGTCGGCGTCGAGACCTTCCGGGTCAGCACGCGGACATCCTGCAGTTGGCTCGATGGGACGACCTGGTTTCGCAGCGGCCGGCTGCCGGTTCTCGATTGGCCTTCCGTGGGCTCTGTGCGCTACCTCAACGGTCGCGCCCTGCGACTCACCCGGGGGCTGTTTCAATTGAGCCGGCTCACCCGGAAAATGCAGGATGCGGATAACGGGCTCACCCTGAGGGATGCGCTGAAGCAGCACCGACTCGATCCGCTGTTCTGGCGCGGCCTGATGCTGCCCGTGCTGACCACCATCTGCACCTGCGATGAAGACCATCTGCTGGCCTGGCCCGCAGCCCAGCTCCTACCCATGCTCGGAGGTATTCTCAACCAGGCCGACCTCTATCGCCTCAAGGGCGGGACATCAGCCCTGGTTGAACAACTGGCGAAAGATCTTACGCTCAAGGCCGGCAGTCCGGTTACCGAAGTTCGGGAAATGGATGGGGGCGTTCGGGTCCACAATGCACGAGGCGACGGAGGACTGTTCGACCGGGCCATCCTCGCAACCCAGGCCAACGCGCTGGAGTACCTGGACGCCACCCGGTTTGCGGAAGAGCGACGGGTGCTGAGCGATATCCATTTCGCCTCCGGCGAACTGTGGGTGCATCGCGACAAACGCTTCATGCCGGCGAGCCGTACCGACTGGACGGCACTCAATTTCCAGATGGACCGGGCACTGGAAAAGCCGATGTTCACCGTATGGGTGAATGCAGTGGAACCGACCATGGCGCATCAGGCTCCGGTCTTCCAGACCTGGAATCCCCTTTACGAACCAAAAGCCGATAAAGTACTGGCGCGGGTCCCGCTACAACGAGCCGTCGTCCATGCGGGCACCGCCCAGGTACACGACAAGCTCCAGCAATGGCATCGCCAGCCGGATCGCAAGGTGTTCTTCTGCGGCTCCTGGGCCTACGAGGGCGTGCCTTTACTCGAATCGGCGGTGCGATCCGCACAAGTCGTCGTGGACCTTATCGGCAAGGCCGGCAAGGCCATGCCCGCTTGA
- a CDS encoding gamma-glutamyltransferase family protein — protein MLKTVYSAKGMMVAPHHLAAQAGRDILREGGNAVEAMVAAAATIATVYPHMNSIGGDGFWLIHEPGKAPVAIDACGRAAKAATLDFYSGHKHIPSRGPMAALTCAGTVSGWQQALDVARAWGHSLPLARLLEPATAHAREGIVVTESQANLTHSKRDQLESVPGFADVFMPAGEVPQPGTLLRQGALANTLEQLARAGLDDFYRGELARAMGEELARLGSPITAADLNEHRAMLVQPLQVQLPGVKIYNLPPPTQGLASLIILGVFEKLGVEASEDFDFVHGLVESTKQAFRVRDRVVTDPDRVPESPQNFLTDAALAAMAGNIDTVNAQPWPDPASPGDTIWMGCIDGEGRAVSFIQSIYWEFGSGVVLKDTGVNWQNRGISFSLEPTALQALEPGRKPFHTLNPALALFDDGRTMSYGTMGGEGQPQTQAMIFSRYGLYNQPLQQAVTAPRWLLGRTWGDTSTTLKLENRFPRELVDKLRKAGHEVEELEEAFSDTMGHAGALVRRANGIIEGAADPRSDGTAAAL, from the coding sequence ATGCTGAAAACCGTCTATTCCGCGAAAGGCATGATGGTCGCGCCACATCACCTGGCGGCCCAGGCTGGACGGGATATCCTCCGAGAAGGGGGAAACGCAGTGGAGGCAATGGTAGCAGCCGCTGCAACCATCGCCACCGTATATCCTCACATGAACTCCATCGGCGGTGACGGATTCTGGTTAATCCATGAACCCGGCAAGGCGCCGGTTGCCATCGACGCGTGCGGGCGCGCCGCCAAAGCGGCGACTCTCGACTTCTACTCTGGGCACAAACATATCCCCAGCCGCGGCCCCATGGCTGCCCTGACCTGCGCGGGAACCGTCAGCGGGTGGCAACAGGCCCTGGACGTCGCCCGGGCCTGGGGTCATTCCCTTCCTCTGGCGAGATTGCTCGAACCGGCGACCGCCCACGCCCGGGAGGGCATCGTCGTCACGGAAAGCCAGGCAAACCTTACCCATTCAAAACGGGACCAGCTCGAGTCTGTGCCAGGCTTCGCCGATGTCTTTATGCCCGCCGGCGAGGTACCCCAACCCGGCACCTTGCTACGGCAGGGTGCCCTGGCAAACACCCTGGAGCAATTGGCCCGGGCAGGACTCGATGACTTCTACCGGGGGGAACTCGCCCGGGCCATGGGGGAGGAATTGGCGCGCCTGGGCAGTCCGATTACGGCGGCCGATCTCAACGAGCATCGCGCCATGCTGGTGCAGCCACTGCAGGTCCAGCTCCCCGGTGTGAAGATCTATAACCTGCCACCGCCCACCCAAGGCCTGGCTTCGCTAATTATTCTTGGTGTGTTCGAAAAACTGGGCGTCGAGGCATCCGAAGACTTCGACTTCGTTCATGGTCTCGTTGAATCCACCAAGCAGGCTTTCCGCGTGCGTGACCGCGTCGTCACCGACCCGGACCGTGTGCCGGAATCTCCGCAGAACTTCCTCACGGACGCGGCGCTTGCCGCAATGGCTGGCAACATAGACACCGTTAACGCTCAGCCCTGGCCCGACCCCGCCAGCCCCGGCGACACCATCTGGATGGGGTGTATCGACGGTGAAGGACGGGCCGTGAGCTTTATCCAGAGTATCTATTGGGAATTCGGCTCTGGCGTGGTCCTGAAGGATACCGGCGTCAACTGGCAAAACCGCGGTATCAGCTTCTCGCTCGAACCAACCGCCCTGCAAGCCCTGGAACCCGGCCGCAAGCCCTTCCATACCCTGAACCCGGCGCTTGCCCTGTTCGATGACGGCCGCACCATGAGCTACGGCACCATGGGTGGCGAGGGTCAGCCCCAGACGCAGGCTATGATCTTCAGCCGCTACGGTTTGTACAACCAGCCGCTGCAACAGGCCGTCACCGCACCACGCTGGCTTCTGGGCCGCACCTGGGGCGATACCAGCACGACATTGAAACTGGAAAACCGCTTTCCTCGCGAACTCGTGGACAAACTCCGCAAGGCCGGGCATGAGGTCGAGGAGCTGGAAGAGGCCTTCAGCGACACCATGGGCCACGCGGGCGCATTGGTCCGCCGCGCCAACGGTATTATCGAAGGCGCTGCCGATCCGCGTAGCGACGGTACGGCGGCCGCACTCTAG
- a CDS encoding AGE family epimerase/isomerase, which produces MTTSPDFQNPEFLTQHIKDILGFYDGRCKDPSGGFFQYFRNDGDIYNDHHRHLVSSTRFVFNYAKAGHFFDRPDYLNLARHGLAYLADVHWEADQQGYAWTLDQHHPEDSTRHCYGMAFVLLAYATAFECGIDEARDGIDKAFNLMEKRFWLPEHGLYADEASPDWSALSPYRGQNANMHTCEAMLAAYEATGDSKFLDRAYMLAQNICQRQAAQGDGLIWEHYDELWQIDWNYNRDNPRHLFRPWGFQPGHQTEWTKLLLILHRHRPEPWMIERARDLFDRALSVAWDDEHGGIVYGFAPDGSICDGDKYFWVQAETFAAAALLAKATGESEYWNWYNRIWDYAWTHFVDHKYGAWYRILTRNNQQYSDEKSPAGKTDYHTMGACYEVLRCLGASR; this is translated from the coding sequence ATGACAACCTCTCCCGATTTTCAGAACCCGGAATTCCTGACGCAACACATCAAGGACATCCTTGGGTTCTATGACGGACGCTGCAAAGATCCTAGCGGAGGTTTTTTCCAGTACTTCCGAAATGATGGCGACATTTACAATGACCACCACCGCCACCTGGTCAGTTCCACCCGTTTCGTCTTCAACTACGCCAAGGCAGGCCACTTCTTCGACCGTCCCGATTACCTGAACCTGGCCCGCCACGGCCTCGCCTATCTGGCCGACGTACATTGGGAAGCCGATCAGCAGGGCTACGCCTGGACATTGGACCAACACCACCCCGAGGACAGCACGCGCCACTGCTACGGCATGGCCTTTGTGCTGCTGGCCTATGCGACGGCCTTCGAGTGCGGCATCGACGAGGCCCGCGACGGTATCGATAAAGCCTTTAACCTTATGGAAAAACGCTTCTGGCTGCCGGAGCACGGTCTTTATGCGGACGAGGCGAGCCCCGACTGGTCGGCCCTGTCACCCTACCGCGGCCAGAACGCGAACATGCACACCTGTGAAGCCATGCTCGCCGCGTACGAAGCCACCGGCGATTCGAAGTTCCTCGACCGCGCCTACATGCTAGCCCAAAACATCTGCCAAAGGCAGGCGGCCCAGGGCGACGGCCTGATATGGGAACACTACGACGAGCTTTGGCAGATCGACTGGAACTACAACCGCGACAACCCGCGCCATCTGTTCCGCCCCTGGGGATTCCAGCCCGGGCACCAGACCGAATGGACCAAACTGTTGCTGATCCTGCATCGCCACCGTCCGGAGCCCTGGATGATCGAGCGTGCTCGGGACCTGTTCGATCGCGCCCTGTCTGTCGCCTGGGATGACGAGCACGGCGGTATCGTCTATGGCTTCGCGCCGGACGGCAGTATCTGCGATGGCGACAAGTACTTCTGGGTCCAGGCCGAAACCTTCGCTGCAGCCGCCCTACTCGCAAAGGCGACCGGCGAATCAGAATACTGGAACTGGTACAACCGCATCTGGGACTACGCCTGGACCCATTTCGTCGACCATAAATACGGCGCCTGGTACCGCATCCTCACCCGCAACAATCAACAGTACTCCGATGAGAAAAGCCCCGCCGGCAAGACGGACTATCACACCATGGGGGCCTGTTATGAGGTGCTTCGGTGTTTGGGAGCATCCCGATAG
- a CDS encoding TRAP transporter substrate-binding protein, whose product MSMNRRKFLGAALASTTAGATLAAPALVRAQESKSFNFKMTNAYPPGSPFYVQGPGSPTDFCNKVKAMSGGRLNISHFAAGELIPALEGFNAVAQGTVEMNAANAYFWAGNIPAAQFFTTVPFGMNTQGMMAWLYQGDGLKLWHELYEPHGLIAFPMGNTGVQMTGWFREPIESVKDLDGLKMRIPGLAGKVYSELGVSVRLLPGGEIFPALERGVIDAAEFVGPFQDRRLGLHNAAKYYYTTGWHEPTNVTELLINKEVWDSLPKDLQMMIQMAAQASVLESLSWSEANNADALKDLVENEGVIAQPLPEPIVSRLKEVTDDTLASMANADPQMKKVYDSYMTFKKKHASWAALSEKPLLNL is encoded by the coding sequence ATGAGCATGAATCGACGTAAGTTTCTGGGGGCTGCACTGGCTTCGACCACCGCTGGCGCTACGCTGGCCGCACCGGCCCTGGTTCGGGCCCAGGAATCCAAAAGCTTCAACTTCAAGATGACCAATGCCTACCCACCGGGCTCGCCATTCTATGTTCAGGGGCCGGGTAGTCCGACGGACTTCTGCAACAAGGTGAAGGCGATGTCCGGCGGGCGGTTGAATATCTCCCACTTCGCTGCAGGCGAGCTCATTCCGGCGCTTGAGGGTTTCAATGCCGTTGCCCAGGGCACCGTCGAGATGAACGCCGCCAACGCCTATTTTTGGGCCGGCAATATCCCTGCGGCGCAGTTCTTCACGACCGTACCATTCGGCATGAATACCCAGGGCATGATGGCCTGGCTCTACCAGGGCGACGGTCTGAAGCTCTGGCACGAACTGTATGAGCCCCACGGACTGATTGCATTTCCCATGGGCAACACCGGTGTGCAGATGACCGGCTGGTTCCGCGAACCGATTGAAAGCGTGAAGGACCTCGACGGCCTGAAGATGCGTATTCCCGGTCTCGCCGGCAAGGTCTACAGCGAACTGGGCGTTTCCGTGCGCCTGCTTCCGGGGGGTGAGATTTTCCCCGCCCTTGAGCGTGGCGTCATTGATGCCGCCGAGTTCGTCGGACCGTTCCAGGATCGCCGACTGGGACTGCACAACGCCGCCAAGTATTACTACACCACCGGTTGGCACGAGCCCACCAACGTCACCGAACTGCTCATCAACAAGGAGGTCTGGGACAGCCTACCCAAGGATCTGCAGATGATGATCCAGATGGCCGCGCAAGCGTCGGTGCTGGAAAGCCTCTCATGGTCGGAAGCGAACAACGCAGATGCCCTGAAGGACCTGGTGGAGAATGAGGGCGTCATCGCGCAACCGCTGCCGGAACCGATCGTCTCGCGCCTTAAGGAAGTCACCGACGACACCCTGGCATCCATGGCCAACGCCGACCCGCAAATGAAGAAGGTCTACGACTCCTATATGACCTTCAAGAAGAAACATGCGTCCTGGGCGGCCCTAAGCGAAAAGCCGCTGCTCAACCTGTGA
- a CDS encoding dienelactone hydrolase family protein, whose product MTQQPVTTQWIDITSDDGQTYKGYLALPPAGKGPGIVLIQEIFGVNRHIRAVAEQYAMDGYVVLAPDVFWRQEPGVELTYEGADMDKARSLVGEIDFAEAIKDLAMTTSALRQRPECEGDVAAVGYCMGGILAYLAAVRAGVDRAASFYPGGIAKHLDKAGELKVPVQFHFGGNDSHITDEQVEQVRQAFGDRNDVEINVYDAAEHGFNCWARGSYQRHAAALSHGRVLQFLER is encoded by the coding sequence ATGACCCAGCAACCAGTAACCACCCAGTGGATCGACATCACCAGCGACGACGGACAGACCTATAAGGGCTATCTCGCCCTGCCACCAGCCGGTAAAGGCCCGGGGATCGTGCTGATCCAGGAGATATTCGGCGTGAACCGCCATATCCGCGCCGTGGCTGAACAGTACGCGATGGACGGGTACGTGGTGCTGGCGCCGGATGTGTTTTGGCGCCAGGAACCGGGCGTTGAGCTGACCTATGAAGGCGCCGATATGGACAAGGCCCGAAGCTTAGTAGGGGAGATCGATTTCGCAGAGGCCATAAAGGACCTGGCAATGACCACTTCAGCCCTGCGTCAGCGGCCGGAATGCGAGGGCGACGTGGCAGCTGTCGGTTATTGCATGGGCGGCATCCTGGCATACCTGGCTGCTGTGCGAGCGGGGGTTGATCGTGCCGCCAGTTTCTACCCCGGTGGTATCGCAAAGCATCTGGATAAGGCGGGCGAATTGAAAGTGCCCGTCCAGTTCCACTTCGGCGGCAACGACTCCCACATCACTGACGAGCAGGTGGAGCAGGTGCGTCAGGCTTTCGGCGACCGTAACGATGTGGAGATCAACGTCTACGACGCCGCCGAACACGGCTTCAACTGCTGGGCGCGCGGATCCTACCAGCGGCATGCCGCGGCGTTGTCCCACGGTCGGGTTTTACAGTTTCTCGAACGTTAA
- a CDS encoding Lrp/AsnC family transcriptional regulator, giving the protein MNKLDTALLNILIKDGRTSFADIARQLNVSRAYARTRVQALVDAGVIEQFTAVVNPEKLGKVISTFIDLKVAPQAIDAIAEDLAARPEVVSLYIMTDLKSLHIHTLTDSYDTFNAFANAYLFSRPEILSVESTALLKRVKHRRGGARL; this is encoded by the coding sequence ATGAACAAACTGGATACTGCACTACTCAATATCCTGATCAAGGATGGCAGGACGTCATTCGCTGACATTGCGCGCCAGCTCAATGTGTCCCGGGCGTATGCCCGCACCCGTGTCCAGGCGTTGGTGGATGCCGGCGTGATCGAACAGTTCACCGCGGTGGTCAACCCCGAGAAGCTGGGCAAGGTCATCTCCACCTTTATAGACCTCAAGGTTGCGCCACAGGCCATTGACGCTATTGCGGAGGATCTTGCAGCCCGGCCCGAGGTGGTGAGCCTCTACATCATGACGGACTTGAAGAGCCTGCATATCCACACCCTCACGGACAGCTACGATACCTTCAATGCCTTCGCCAACGCCTACCTGTTCTCCCGTCCGGAGATTCTTTCGGTGGAATCCACGGCATTGCTAAAACGCGTCAAACACCGCCGGGGCGGCGCCCGTCTCTAG
- a CDS encoding bile acid:sodium symporter family protein → MPAFENINRLFPVWAILFAAIAAWQPAWFTGYASLIKLLLMIIMFAMGLTLSRHDFMGVLRAPLPVGVGVILQFTVMPLAALFVAWFLKLSPELTIGMVLVGATAGGTASNVITWLANGHVALSVSMTLTSTVISVAATPLLAQLLVGQTVDVPVMGMFMTIAQLVIGPIAAGVVIHHFLGRQIKQIEPALATLAMAAIVFIIAIVVALNADRLATLGPLVIVAVVLHNMIGLAGGYWIGRLLGFSQRVARTIAIEVGMQNSGLAVALANQFFTATTALPGALFSIWHNVSGSLLAGYWKRRPLPENESTGQADIAS, encoded by the coding sequence ATGCCAGCCTTCGAAAACATCAACCGACTGTTTCCAGTCTGGGCTATCCTGTTTGCGGCCATCGCGGCCTGGCAACCAGCCTGGTTCACCGGCTACGCCTCCCTGATCAAGCTGTTGCTGATGATCATCATGTTCGCCATGGGTCTGACCCTGTCGCGTCATGACTTTATGGGCGTCTTGCGGGCACCGCTACCGGTGGGCGTGGGCGTGATCCTGCAATTTACCGTAATGCCGTTGGCGGCGCTGTTCGTCGCCTGGTTCCTGAAGCTATCGCCGGAACTGACCATCGGTATGGTACTGGTCGGCGCAACTGCTGGCGGTACGGCATCCAACGTGATTACCTGGCTCGCCAACGGTCACGTTGCACTATCGGTTTCGATGACGCTCACCTCGACGGTGATTTCCGTTGCAGCCACCCCCTTGCTGGCCCAATTGCTTGTCGGCCAGACCGTCGACGTGCCGGTCATGGGCATGTTCATGACGATTGCCCAACTGGTAATCGGTCCGATTGCGGCAGGGGTAGTGATACACCACTTCCTCGGCAGGCAAATCAAGCAAATCGAACCGGCACTGGCGACACTGGCTATGGCGGCCATCGTTTTCATCATTGCGATCGTGGTGGCCCTGAATGCCGATCGCCTGGCCACCCTGGGGCCTCTGGTGATCGTTGCCGTGGTGCTCCACAACATGATCGGCCTGGCGGGCGGTTACTGGATCGGGCGATTATTGGGCTTTAGCCAGCGAGTGGCGCGGACCATCGCCATTGAGGTGGGCATGCAGAACTCCGGCCTGGCTGTCGCGCTGGCGAACCAGTTCTTTACAGCGACCACTGCATTGCCAGGGGCCCTGTTCTCCATCTGGCACAACGTGTCGGGCTCACTACTGGCGGGCTACTGGAAGCGTCGACCGTTACCGGAGAACGAGAGCACGGGGCAGGCCGATATCGCATCCTGA
- a CDS encoding TRAP transporter large permease, whose translation MIAHEWIVLGMIAGFLGLMLIGIPVAISLAVSGFVAGYLGFGTTLFSLMPARLYGVVTNYTLLAIPLFVFMGVMLEKSKVAENMLETIGKAMGGLNGGMGLAIILVGVLMGASTGIVGATVVTVGLLTLPALMRRGYSNSVSCGVICSSGTLGQIIPPSLVLILLSDIVGESVGALFAAAFIPGLVLALIYMAYLLVLGVIKPETVPAIPASERDDIDGTTLAKKLAADVFPPLMLVIAVLGSIVGGIAAPTEAASMGALGALIIALATRRLNWPLMKETLHGTLVITAMVFFILLCAQPFSLSFRGLGGEQMVHTLFEMLPGGEFGAILFLMALLFVLGFFLEWIEISYIALPMFLPVFMNYGTDMVWLAIMVAMNLQMSFLTPPFGWALFFLKGVAPPGITTKDIYLGAIPFVLLQALALVVLFQFPALVTWLPDTIGW comes from the coding sequence ATGATTGCGCATGAATGGATCGTCCTGGGCATGATCGCCGGTTTCCTGGGACTGATGCTGATCGGTATTCCCGTGGCCATTTCCCTGGCCGTTTCAGGTTTCGTCGCCGGCTACCTGGGTTTTGGCACAACCCTTTTCAGCCTGATGCCGGCCCGCCTCTATGGCGTGGTTACCAATTACACCCTGCTCGCCATTCCGCTATTCGTCTTTATGGGCGTGATGCTGGAGAAGTCCAAAGTCGCCGAGAACATGCTGGAAACCATCGGCAAGGCGATGGGCGGACTTAACGGCGGCATGGGCCTGGCGATTATCCTCGTTGGCGTGCTGATGGGGGCATCGACGGGCATCGTTGGCGCCACTGTGGTGACCGTTGGCCTGCTTACGCTGCCCGCCCTGATGCGCAGGGGCTATTCGAACAGCGTGTCCTGCGGCGTGATTTGCTCGTCCGGCACCCTGGGGCAGATCATTCCACCCAGTCTGGTGTTGATCCTGCTATCCGATATCGTTGGCGAATCGGTGGGAGCGCTGTTCGCGGCTGCCTTCATTCCAGGCCTGGTGCTCGCCTTGATCTATATGGCCTACCTGCTTGTCCTGGGCGTGATCAAACCAGAAACAGTGCCCGCCATTCCCGCCAGCGAAAGAGATGATATCGACGGCACGACCCTGGCCAAGAAGCTGGCTGCCGATGTCTTCCCGCCACTCATGCTGGTGATCGCCGTACTGGGGTCGATCGTTGGCGGCATCGCAGCCCCAACCGAAGCAGCCTCAATGGGTGCCCTGGGCGCGCTTATCATTGCGCTGGCAACCCGTCGACTGAACTGGCCCCTGATGAAGGAAACCTTGCACGGCACGCTCGTGATCACCGCCATGGTTTTCTTCATTCTGTTGTGCGCCCAGCCGTTCTCGCTTTCGTTTCGCGGACTTGGGGGCGAGCAGATGGTGCATACCCTGTTCGAGATGCTGCCCGGAGGCGAGTTCGGCGCCATCCTATTCCTGATGGCCCTGCTTTTCGTGCTGGGTTTCTTCCTGGAGTGGATCGAAATCTCCTATATCGCACTGCCCATGTTCCTGCCGGTTTTCATGAACTACGGCACCGATATGGTGTGGCTCGCCATCATGGTCGCCATGAACCTGCAGATGTCGTTCCTGACGCCGCCGTTTGGCTGGGCCCTGTTCTTCCTTAAAGGTGTAGCGCCGCCGGGAATTACGACTAAAGATATCTACCTCGGTGCCATACCTTTCGTCCTACTCCAGGCCCTGGCGCTGGTGGTGCTGTTCCAGTTCCCTGCGCTGGTCACCTGGCTGCCGGACACCATTGGCTGGTAA